The DNA segment AACAGTACAGGCTCTTGGCCCAGGGGGAATATAACCGAAACTACCTGTTCACCCATCCGGTGACAGGAAAAAAGCTGCTCCTTCGCGTCAACTGCGGGAGCCAGATGCACCTGGAAAACCAGATTCAGTACGAGTACGACACCTTAAAGCTTCTGGAGAACTCCGGCCGCACGCCGCGGGCGTACTATGCGGACGGGAGTCTGAAGAAGCTGCCCCACGGCGTCCTGGTGATGGAATTTCTGCCGGGACATGAATTAAATTACCGGACGGAACTGTCTTTTGCTGCCGGCTGCCTGGCGGACATCCACAGCGTCCCGGTGGGGGATGACACCCACCTGCTGCGGCCGGAGGATCCTCTTAGGGCCGTCCTTGAGGAGTGCGAGGCCATGGTAAAGGTCTACATGGACGCGCCGGGAGAAGATGCGAAGAAAAAGGACATGCTGCGCCGCCTCTTAGACATGGGATGGGAGCGGCTTTTAAAAAGCGGAAAAAAGGCAGACTATGCCTGCTGCATCAACACGGAGCTCAATTCCACCAACTTCCTGATAGGCGGGGAGCAGGGCGGAAACTTTCTGATCGACTGGGAAAAGCCCCTGTACGGCGAACCGGCCCAGGACCTTGGGCATTTCCTGGCGCCAACCACCACCTTCTGGAAGACCGACGTGATCCTTGGCGAGGAGGAGACCGCCGAATTCATCCGTCAGTACGAAAAGCAGGTTTCCGGCCGCTTTGACACGGAAGGGATCCGGGAACGGACGTACACGTATATTCCCATCACCTGCCTGCGGGGTGTGACCTGGTGTGCCATGGCCTGGGTGGAATACCAGAGGCCGGATAGGCTCTTATTCAATCAGTCCACCTTTGAAAAGTTAAAGGCATATCTGTCCTGGGACTTTTTAAATTATGTGGAAGGCGTCCTGAAGCGGGCTTAAAATACATGATCACATAGAAAAAGAGGGAGAACAGAATGGAAAAGAAACAGAAAAACTGGCTCGGGAAAGGGATTGTGATTGCCTGCATTGCTGCGGCAGTTTTCAGCTATCTCTTTATCCCGTCCGTAAAAGCACTCTGCGGACAGATCGCAGCGATGTTTGCCACCGGGGATTTCACCGTCGTCAGGGAGTTTGTGGCTTCCTACGGGAGCTATGCGGCCGCCGTTTCCTTTGCACTGATGATTTTTCAGTCCGTAGCGGCGCCCCTGCCTGCCTTTTTAATCACCTTTGCAAACGCCAATCTCTTTGGCTGGTGGCAGGGCGCAATCCTTTCCTGGACGAGCGCCATGGCGGGAGCCGCCGTCTGCTTTTTTATCGCCAGAGTACTGGGGCGCGACGCGGCGGAAAAGCTCACCAGCAAGGCCGGACTGGAACAGATCGACGGCTTTTTTGACAAATACGGGAGAAATACGATTTTAATCTGCCGCCTTCTGCCGTTCGTGTCCTTTGACATCGTAAGCTACGCGGCAGGGCTCACGTCCATGTCCTTCTGGTCCTTCTTCGTGGCCACGGGCATCGGCCAGCTTCCGGCTACCATCGTCTACTCCTATGTGGGCGGCATGCTGACCGGCGGCGCAAAGCTTTTTGTGACAGGGCTCATGATCCTGTTTGCCTTATCGGCACTCATCGTCATGCTTAGAAAAATTTATATGGAAAGGCAGGGAGGAAAAAAGAAATGAATACCTACTACAACCCGGAGGATCTTGCAAAGTTCGGAACCATCGGAGAGGAATCCCCGAAGCTTGCGGAAAAATTTTTTGATTACTACGGCTCCGTCTTTGCGGAAGGCGAGCTGACAGCCAGGGAAAAATCCCTGATTGCCCTGGCCGTGGCCCACGCGGTGCAGTGCCCCTACTGCATCGACTCCTACACCAACGACTGCCTGAACAAGGGCGTGAGCCCCGAGCAGATGATGGAGGCAGTCCACGTGGCAGCGGCCATCCGCGGCGGCGCGACGCTGGTTCACGGAGTACAGATGAAAAATATCATTGAGAAGCTGGAGTTTTAATCCTATGAAAGAATCCCTTGTAAAATTAAACGCACTGGAAGGGCTTTCTCCTTTTGAAAGCCGCGTGGACGAGCCGTTTCAATATACGGAAAAGACGCTGGATGTGCTCCAAGTCAATGTGGGGCGCCTTTGCAACCTGGCCTGCAAGCACTGCCATGTGGAGGCTGGGCCGAACCGCACGGAAATCATGGGAAGAGAGGTTATGGAGGCCTGCCTTGCCGTCTGCAAAGAACAGAAGGTAAAGACCATCGACATCACAGGCGGCGCGCCGGAGATGAACCCGGACTTCCGGTGGTTTGTGGAAGAAGCCTCCAAAATCTGCGGCCATGTGATCGTAAGGAGCAACCTGGTGATTTTAGAGGAAGAGGGGTACCGCCATCTGCCGCAGTTTTTTAAGGATCACGGCGTCGAGGTGGTCTGTTCCCTGCCATACTACAAGGCAAAGGAGATGGACCGGGTGCGCGGCGACGGAAGCTTCGATGCGGCCATCCGTGTGATCAAAATCCTGAACGGGCTTGGCTACGGCAAGGAAGAAGGGCTGGTGCTCAACATGGTTTATAACCCGGCAGGCGCGTTCTTCCCGCCGGAACAGGCGGCCATGGAGCGGGAATATAAGACGCGGCTCATGGCAGATTACGGCATCGTTTTCAACCAGCTTTTCACGATCACCAACAACCCCACCGGCCGGTTTTACGGCTTCTTGGAAAGGAGCGGGAACCTGAACGGCTACATGCAGAAGCTAAGCGGCGCCTTTAACGGCGGAACCTTAGGCGGGCTCATGTGCCGGTTCCAGCTTTCCGTGGGCTATGACGGGAGCCTTTATGACTGTGATTTCAACCAGGCGGCAGAGCTTCCGGTTTCCACCGGCGAGACGATTTTTGATCTGGTCGGAAAGCCATATGCGCCGAGAAAAATCTGTTTCGGAAATCACTGCTACGGCTGTACGGCCGGACAGGGCTCAAGCTGCGGCGGCGCGGTGGAATAGACATAGTATAGAAAAAACTGATGCAGCAAAAAACTGCATACAAAAAAACAATGGAAATCTGGTTGCCCTCAGGAACGGATGTTCCTATAATGGGGGATGGACAAAATTTCGTACCAGAATCAGGAGGAAAAGTAAAATGAAAAAGAACATAGCAGCATTGGGATTTGCACTGACCTTATCCATGGCAGTGCTTGCAGGATGCGGACAGGACGCAGCCGAGACAACCGCAGCAGCGGCTCCGGCCGAGACCACAGCAGAAACCACAGCGGCAGCAGCAGATACAACTGCGGCTGAAACAGAAGCAGCAGCCGAGGCAGAAACGACGACAGCGGCAGCAGCCGAAGGAGAGTACCAGTTCGTAACGCCGGCCGAGGCCGTTGCAGCAGCAAAGGACGGCAGCGCGCATGTGCTGGACGTAAGAGCATGGGAAGACTATGCAGGCGGCAGAGTAGCAGATTCCATCTGGTGCCCGATTTTCCCGCTTGACGACGATTCTCTCGTTGAGCCTATGACAGCATTTGCTGAGGCCAACTTAAACGACGGCGAAGAGATCTACATCATCTGCATGAGCGGCCAGAAAGGTGCCCAGAAGGCCACCGGCGTTCTCCAGGAGGCAGGCATCGACGCATCCCTGATCTACACCGTAGAGGGCGGCGCAAAGGCTCTGAACTCTGAGAAATCCATGACAACCAACCGTACGGAAGAGAACATCGACTGGCAGTATGTGTCCGGCACAGATGCAGTCGCAGCAGTCGGAAACGCTGACATCCAGATCCTGGACGTGCGTGACGACGCTACTTATGCAGAAGGCCATTTAGAGGGTTCCCTTCAGGTAGGCTTAAAAGAAATCGAAGACCCGGCTGCCCAGACAGCCATGTACGAGCTTGCCACCACAGAATTAGACAAAGAGAAACCTGTCTACATCCTGTGTTACAGCGGCAAGAACTGCGCGAAGACAGCAATCTCCGTCATGAAAGACGCAGGCTTTGACACCAACAACCTCTTCATCATCGAGGACGGTGCAAAGAATGCCGACGTTCAGGCAGCATTCGTAAAATAAGATCAGAATCAAAAACGGCCCCGCCGCGGAACATGCTCCCGGCGAGGCCGTTTTTTGTCCCTGTGAAAGCAAAAATCAAGCCTATGCAAAAAAGGCGGAGTGTGATATACTGTTCCTATCAGATTACACATTCATCACCCAACAGGAGGTAATTATTGTGACACCGGAAGAAGAGAGAAGCAATCATAAAGTATATGAAAAAGAAAAAATCGGCGAAGTTCGGATTGCCGATGAGGTCGTAGCAATTATTGCCGGCCTGGCGGCAACCGAAGTGGAAGGCGTCGATTCCATGGCCGGCAACATCACCAACGAGCTCGTCGGAAAACTGGGCATGAAAAACCTTTCCAAGGGCGTCAAAGTTGACGTAACAGAAGAGCACGTCTCCGTCGTCCTGTCGTTAAACTTAAAATACGGTTACAGCATCCCGGCCGTATGTGAGACCGTACAGGAAAAAGTCAAGAACGCCATAGAAAACATGACCGGTCTGACCGTTTTGGAGGTCAACATAAAAATTGCCGGCGTAAGCCTGGAAGATAAAAAAGAAATGGCATAAATATCAGGAAAAAAAGAGGAAGGTGACGCGAAAGGCGGCCTTCCTTTCCTGCATGTCCTGCAAACCCCAAGAAAAGGAGACACGCCATGAAAGAAATCGAAGAACGCCGCAGCATCCGGCATTATAAAGAAAAAGAAGTGGAACCGGAGCTCATAGAAAAGCTTTTGGAGAGCGCCAGGCTTGCCCCGTCCGGGAGCAACACCCAGCCCTGGAATTTTATCATCGTAAGAAACCGCGACACCATCGAAAAATTAGCTTATGTCACCCACAAACAGAAATGGCTTGCCGAAGTCCCCATGCTGCTCGTCTGCGTGGCCGACACAAAAAGCCGGTTCCACGACGGAGTTTTCCGCCCGGTGGACGACTATTCGGAGCTTCCGGAACTGAAAATGATGATCCGCGACAGCGCCATCGCCATGGAGCACATCTCCTTAGAGGCCGTGACCCTGGGCCTTGGCACATGCTGGGCCTGCTGGTTCGAGCAGAAAGACATCCGCCCCATTCTCCATGTGCCGGAGGACTGCTATGTGGTGGGGCTCATCGCCGTCGGCTACCCTGATGAGGCGCCGGAGCCCAGGCCGAGAAAGGCCATGGCAGACATGGTGCGGACGGAAATGTGGGATCAGGCCCAATAGCCCCTCTTTTGCGGAAACAAAAGACTTGTGAAAGCATGCATTTTCATGTATAATCATAATTCAGAAATGTATGGACAGAGATAAACGGAGGTACCCAATGACCAGAAGGGAATTACGGGAGCATTGCTTTAAAATGCTGTTCTGCACGGATTTTTACCCGGCAGAGGAGAAGGAAGAGCAGTTGGAGAGCTATTTTGACGCGCCGGACGAGGTGCTTACGAACCAGGACGGCTCCGATGAGGTTGTGCACAAGGTGGAGCTTGGCGAAGAGGACAGAAAGTACCTGGAGGAGCGGGTGGAGAAAATCGTGGCCCGGATCCCGGAACTGGACAGGCAGATCAACGAGGTGACAGAGGGCTGGAGCACCAGGCGCATCGGCCGGGTGGAGCTTGCGATCCTGCGGCTGGCCGTCTATGAGATAAAAGAGGACGAATCCATCCCGGAGAAGGTGGCCATCAACGAGGCCGTGGAGCTTGCAAAAAAATACGGCGGAAACGAATCTTCGTCCTTTGTAAACGGGATCCTTGCGAAATTTGCGAAGAAACAGCCATGACAGGAGTCTATTCGGTTTCGCAGGTCAACTCTTATATCAAAAATATGTTTACCCAGGACTTCCTTCTTCGCCGGATTTCGGTAAAGGGGGAAGTTTCCAACTGCAAATATCACACGTCCGGCCACATCTATTTTACCTTAAAGGACGGAGGCGGCACCTTGTCGGCCGTGATGTTTGCAGGCCAGAGACGAGGCCTCTCCTTCCGTCTCGCGGAAGGCCAGCAGGTAGTTGTAAAGGGAAACGTGGACGTCTATGAGCGTGACGGGAAGTACCAGCTTTACGCGGCGGAAATCGAGCTTGCCGGCCGCGGCGATCTGTTTTTGCGGTTTGAAAAGCTGCGAAACGAGTTGGAGGAAATGGGGATGTTTGCGGCAGAATATAAGCAGGACATTCCCAGGTACGCCACGAAAATCGGCATCGTCACAGCGCCCACCGGCGCTGCCGTCCGGGATATCATAAACATCAGCAAAAGGCGGAACCCTTACGTCCAGCTTGTGCTGTACCCGGCGCTTGTCCAGGGGGCGGAGGCGAAATACAGCATCGCAAAGGGCATCGAAACCCTGGATGCCATGGGGCTTGACGTCCTGATTGTGGGCCGCGGCGGCGGTTCCATCGAGGATCTCTGGGCTTTTAATGAAGAGATGGTGGCAAGGGCGATTTTTGCATGCAGGACGCCGGTGATCTCGGCCGTCGGCCATGAGACAGATGTCACCATCGCCGACTATGTGGCTGACCTTCGCGCGCCGACGCCGTCGGCCGCGGCGGAGTTAGCCGTCTTCGACTATGAGCAGTTTGAGGCAGATCTTCGCGCCAGGAAGCGAAAACTTGTCCGGGAAATGCGCTACCGCATTGACAGGATGCGGGATTATTTAAAACATGACCGGCTTCAGATCGAGGTCTGGCACCCGCGCCACCAGATTCAGGAAAAGCGGCTCCTTTTGGCGGAGATGGAAGAATCCCTGGAACGCGGGATCTATGGGCGTATCGAGCGGGATAAAAACAGGCTGGCCATCATGAGCGGAAAGCTCTGGGGACTTTCGCCCCTTAAGAAATTAAGCCTCGGCTGCGGCTTTTTAACGGGGCCGGACGGGAGGCGCCTGGAGTCCGTAAGCCAGGTGAAGCCCGGCGATTTGTTTGCCGCAAGGCTTATGGACGGGCGGATTATCGCGGAGGTAAAGGAAACGGAGGAAGAGAAGGTTGGAAAACAGGAATCCGGAGACTGATGTAAAACGAAACGAAAAGGCAGGCGCAGACGAGGAAGAAAAGCGCCTGGCGGCCATGAGCGTGGAGGAGACCTTTGAGGCGCTGGATGCATTGATCGATAAGCTGGAGCGCGGCGAGGGCTCTTTGGAGGACGCCTTTAAGAACTATGAACAGGGAATGAAGCTCGTGAAGAGCTGCAATGATAAAATTGATGCCATTGAAAAACAGGTTATGGTTTTAAGCGGAGACAAGACGGAGGAAGAAGAGGATGTCGTCTACTTTTAAGGAAGAAATGGAGCAGGCCGTCCGGGAGACGGAGGCGGCGGTTTATAAATATCTTCCGGCCGAGGAAGGGCCGCAGAAAACAATCTTTGAAGCCATGAATTACAGCATGAAGGCAGGCGGGAAACGGATCCGGCCGCTCCTCATGCGGGAGACGTACCGGATGTTCGGCGGAGAGGGGGAGGCGATTGAGCCGCTCATGGCGGCCATCGAGATGATCCACACCTCGTCCTTAATCCACGACGACCTGCCGTGCATGGACAACGACGAGCTGCGGCGCGGGAAGCCGACCACCTGGAAGGCCTATGGCTATGATATGGCGGTGCTGGCCGGCGACGCGCTTATGATTTACGCCTTTGAGACGGCCGCTAAGGCATGGGAGCTGGGCGGAAAGCCGGAGCGGATCCTTGCGGCTATGAAAATCCTGGCGGAAAAGACCGGGATTTACGGCATGATCGGCGGTCAGACCGTGGACGTGGAGATGACGGGAAAAGATATCCCTGCCGACCGGCTGGATTTCATCTACCGGTTAAAGACCGGGGCGCTTTTGGAGGCGTCCATGATGATCGGAGCCGTCATGGCAGGCGCGGATGAAATGCAGGTACAAAAGACGGAGCAGATTGCGGCCAATGTGGGGCTGGCGTTCCAGATCCAGGACGATATCCTGGACGTCACCAGCAGCCAGGAGGTGCTGGGAAAGCCTGTGTTCAGCGACGAAAAAAACAGCAAAACGACCTACGTGACCCTGGAGGGGCTTGAGAAAGCCAGGGCAGATGTGAAACGAATTTCGGAGGAGGCCATGGAAATGATTTCGGGCTTTCCCGGAGAGAACCGGTTCTTAAAGGATCTGATTACGATGTTGATGAGCCGGGAGAAGTAACGGGGGCCGTCTGTCCTCGGAAAAACGAAGGAGTAGGATAGGATATGCTGCTGGAGAAAATAGAGCGGTCATCGGACATCAAAAATCTGAGGGAAGAGGACTACCCTCTTTTAGCGCAGGAAATCCGCCAGTTTTTATTAGAAAAAATCAGCCATACCGGCGGCCATCTGGCCTCGAACCTGGGCGTTGTGGAGCTTACCATGGCGCTCCATCTGGCCTTTAACCTCCCGACGGATAAGATTATCTGGGACGTGGGGCACCAGGCCTATACCCACAAGCTTTTAAGCGGCAGGCGGGATGGCTTTGACGAGCTGCGCCAGTTCGGCGGCATGAGCGGCTTCCCGAAGCGGAAGGAAAGCCCTTACGATGCCTTCGACACGGGCCACAGCTCCACGTCTATCTCGGCCGGCCTCGGCATCGCCCAGGCCAGGGAGATCTTAGGCGACGATTATGCCGTGATTTCCGTCATCGGCGACGGGGCGCTGACCGGAGGCATGGCTTACGAGGCCTTAAACAATGCGGCCCAGATGAAGAAAAATTTTATCATCGTCTTAAACGACAACGAGATGTCCATCTCGGAAAACGTCGGAGGGATGTCGAAATATTTAAGCAGCGTCCGGACGAAGGAGAGCTATGCCGACTTAAAAAAAGGCGTGGACAAGGCGCTTTCTTCGATTCCGCTTGTGGGGAAAAGCCTGTCCTACGGGCTGTATCTTGCAAAAAACGGGATTAAGCAGTTTCTGGTGCCCGGCATGCTGTTTGAGGACATGGGAATCACCTACTTAGGGCCGGTGGACGGCCATAACGTGAAAGAGATGGTGCAGACCTTTAAGGAGGCCAGGCGCGTCCGCCATGCCGTCCTTGTCCATGTCATCACGAAAAAGGGAAAGGGCTATGCCCCTGCGGAAAAGAACCCGTCCAGGTTTCACGGCGTGGAGCCCTTTGACATTGCGACGGGGAAGCCGCTTAAAGAAAAGGTTTACCCGAGCTACACGGATGTGTTTTCCAAAAAAATCTGTGAGCTTGCGGAGAAAAATAAAAATGTTGTGGCGCTGACGGCGGCCATGCCGGACGGAACCGGGCTTTCCCGGTTTGCGAAGAAGTTCCCGGAGCGGTTCTTCGACGTGGGAATCGCTGAGGCCCATGCAGTCACAGCAGCGGCAGGCATGGCGTCTGCCGGCTTAAAGCCGGTGGTGGCCGTGTATTCGTCGTTCCTCCAGAGGGGGTACGACCAGGTGCTTCATGACGTCTGCATCCAGGAGCTGCCGGTGTTTTTCTGCATCGACCGGGCCGGTCTCGTGGGAAGCGACGGCGAGACCCATCAGGGGATTTTCGACGTTTCCTTTTTAAGCCTGGTGCCCGGCATGAGCATCATGGCGCCGAAAAACCTCTGGGAATTGGAAAACATGCTGGAATTCGGCGTGGGCTTTGACGGGCCGCTGGCCGTCCGCTACCCGAGAGGGCAGGCGTACCGCGGCCTTAAGGAATTTGCAGCGCCCATCGAATACGGGAAAGCGGAGATGCTCTATGAGGAGAGCGGGACGGCGCTTTTCGCCCTCGGGAGCATGGTGAGCACGGGAGAACATGTGCGGGAGAAATTAAAGGCCAGGGGCCATGCCTGCACCCTTGTAAACGCCAGATTTGTAAAACCTCTGGACACGGATATGCTGGATTACCTCTGCAAGACCCACGAGCTCATCGTCACCATGGAGGAAAACGTCCTGCGGGGCGGTATGGGCATGTGCGCCACCAGATATATCCACGAGCATTACCCCCACGTCCGCGTCCTTCAGGTGGCGCTTCCCGACGCCTACGTGGAGCACGGAAACGTCTCGCTTCTTCGGGAGATGCTTGGGATCGACAGCGATTCTGTAATTAAGAAAATCGAACAGGAGTACCTTTCCATGGCGGGAGAGGACGGCAGATAAAAGGAGTACAGGATGAAGGAGCGTTTGGATGTTCTGCTGGTAAAGAGGAACCTGGCGGAGTCCAGGGAGAAGGCGAAGGCGGTCATCATGGCCGGCATCGTCTATGTGGACGGGCAGAAGGAAGACAAGGCGGGCCAGACCTTCCCGGAGACGGCAAAGATCGAGGTGCGCGGAAATACATTAAAATATGCAAGCCGCGGAGGGCTGAAACTGGAAAAAGCCATGGAGTGCTTCGGCGTTTCCCTTGCCGGGAAAATCTGCATGGACGTGGGCGCCTCCACCGGCGGCTTTACGGACTGCATGCTTCAGAACGGGGCCGTAAAGGTTTACGCCGTGGACGTGGGCCATGGGCAGCTTGCCTGGAAGTTAAGGAATGACGAGCGGGTCGTCTGCATGGAAAAGA comes from the Eubacteriaceae bacterium Marseille-Q4139 genome and includes:
- a CDS encoding aminoglycoside phosphotransferase family protein, coding for MEEIKGLKEYVAWEPYRKALGLPGEVTEQYRLLAQGEYNRNYLFTHPVTGKKLLLRVNCGSQMHLENQIQYEYDTLKLLENSGRTPRAYYADGSLKKLPHGVLVMEFLPGHELNYRTELSFAAGCLADIHSVPVGDDTHLLRPEDPLRAVLEECEAMVKVYMDAPGEDAKKKDMLRRLLDMGWERLLKSGKKADYACCINTELNSTNFLIGGEQGGNFLIDWEKPLYGEPAQDLGHFLAPTTTFWKTDVILGEEETAEFIRQYEKQVSGRFDTEGIRERTYTYIPITCLRGVTWCAMAWVEYQRPDRLLFNQSTFEKLKAYLSWDFLNYVEGVLKRA
- a CDS encoding TVP38/TMEM64 family protein, with the protein product MEKKQKNWLGKGIVIACIAAAVFSYLFIPSVKALCGQIAAMFATGDFTVVREFVASYGSYAAAVSFALMIFQSVAAPLPAFLITFANANLFGWWQGAILSWTSAMAGAAVCFFIARVLGRDAAEKLTSKAGLEQIDGFFDKYGRNTILICRLLPFVSFDIVSYAAGLTSMSFWSFFVATGIGQLPATIVYSYVGGMLTGGAKLFVTGLMILFALSALIVMLRKIYMERQGGKKK
- a CDS encoding arsenosugar biosynthesis-associated peroxidase-like protein; its protein translation is MNTYYNPEDLAKFGTIGEESPKLAEKFFDYYGSVFAEGELTAREKSLIALAVAHAVQCPYCIDSYTNDCLNKGVSPEQMMEAVHVAAAIRGGATLVHGVQMKNIIEKLEF
- the arsS gene encoding arsenosugar biosynthesis radical SAM protein ArsS (Some members of this family are selenoproteins.); this translates as MKESLVKLNALEGLSPFESRVDEPFQYTEKTLDVLQVNVGRLCNLACKHCHVEAGPNRTEIMGREVMEACLAVCKEQKVKTIDITGGAPEMNPDFRWFVEEASKICGHVIVRSNLVILEEEGYRHLPQFFKDHGVEVVCSLPYYKAKEMDRVRGDGSFDAAIRVIKILNGLGYGKEEGLVLNMVYNPAGAFFPPEQAAMEREYKTRLMADYGIVFNQLFTITNNPTGRFYGFLERSGNLNGYMQKLSGAFNGGTLGGLMCRFQLSVGYDGSLYDCDFNQAAELPVSTGETIFDLVGKPYAPRKICFGNHCYGCTAGQGSSCGGAVE
- a CDS encoding rhodanese-like domain-containing protein produces the protein MKKNIAALGFALTLSMAVLAGCGQDAAETTAAAAPAETTAETTAAAADTTAAETEAAAEAETTTAAAAEGEYQFVTPAEAVAAAKDGSAHVLDVRAWEDYAGGRVADSIWCPIFPLDDDSLVEPMTAFAEANLNDGEEIYIICMSGQKGAQKATGVLQEAGIDASLIYTVEGGAKALNSEKSMTTNRTEENIDWQYVSGTDAVAAVGNADIQILDVRDDATYAEGHLEGSLQVGLKEIEDPAAQTAMYELATTELDKEKPVYILCYSGKNCAKTAISVMKDAGFDTNNLFIIEDGAKNADVQAAFVK
- a CDS encoding Asp23/Gls24 family envelope stress response protein — its product is MTPEEERSNHKVYEKEKIGEVRIADEVVAIIAGLAATEVEGVDSMAGNITNELVGKLGMKNLSKGVKVDVTEEHVSVVLSLNLKYGYSIPAVCETVQEKVKNAIENMTGLTVLEVNIKIAGVSLEDKKEMA
- a CDS encoding nitroreductase family protein, with the translated sequence MKEIEERRSIRHYKEKEVEPELIEKLLESARLAPSGSNTQPWNFIIVRNRDTIEKLAYVTHKQKWLAEVPMLLVCVADTKSRFHDGVFRPVDDYSELPELKMMIRDSAIAMEHISLEAVTLGLGTCWACWFEQKDIRPILHVPEDCYVVGLIAVGYPDEAPEPRPRKAMADMVRTEMWDQAQ
- the nusB gene encoding transcription antitermination factor NusB, translating into MTRRELREHCFKMLFCTDFYPAEEKEEQLESYFDAPDEVLTNQDGSDEVVHKVELGEEDRKYLEERVEKIVARIPELDRQINEVTEGWSTRRIGRVELAILRLAVYEIKEDESIPEKVAINEAVELAKKYGGNESSSFVNGILAKFAKKQP
- the xseA gene encoding exodeoxyribonuclease VII large subunit, producing MTGVYSVSQVNSYIKNMFTQDFLLRRISVKGEVSNCKYHTSGHIYFTLKDGGGTLSAVMFAGQRRGLSFRLAEGQQVVVKGNVDVYERDGKYQLYAAEIELAGRGDLFLRFEKLRNELEEMGMFAAEYKQDIPRYATKIGIVTAPTGAAVRDIINISKRRNPYVQLVLYPALVQGAEAKYSIAKGIETLDAMGLDVLIVGRGGGSIEDLWAFNEEMVARAIFACRTPVISAVGHETDVTIADYVADLRAPTPSAAAELAVFDYEQFEADLRARKRKLVREMRYRIDRMRDYLKHDRLQIEVWHPRHQIQEKRLLLAEMEESLERGIYGRIERDKNRLAIMSGKLWGLSPLKKLSLGCGFLTGPDGRRLESVSQVKPGDLFAARLMDGRIIAEVKETEEEKVGKQESGD
- the xseB gene encoding exodeoxyribonuclease VII small subunit yields the protein MSVEETFEALDALIDKLERGEGSLEDAFKNYEQGMKLVKSCNDKIDAIEKQVMVLSGDKTEEEEDVVYF
- a CDS encoding polyprenyl synthetase family protein translates to MSSTFKEEMEQAVRETEAAVYKYLPAEEGPQKTIFEAMNYSMKAGGKRIRPLLMRETYRMFGGEGEAIEPLMAAIEMIHTSSLIHDDLPCMDNDELRRGKPTTWKAYGYDMAVLAGDALMIYAFETAAKAWELGGKPERILAAMKILAEKTGIYGMIGGQTVDVEMTGKDIPADRLDFIYRLKTGALLEASMMIGAVMAGADEMQVQKTEQIAANVGLAFQIQDDILDVTSSQEVLGKPVFSDEKNSKTTYVTLEGLEKARADVKRISEEAMEMISGFPGENRFLKDLITMLMSREK
- the dxs gene encoding 1-deoxy-D-xylulose-5-phosphate synthase, with product MLLEKIERSSDIKNLREEDYPLLAQEIRQFLLEKISHTGGHLASNLGVVELTMALHLAFNLPTDKIIWDVGHQAYTHKLLSGRRDGFDELRQFGGMSGFPKRKESPYDAFDTGHSSTSISAGLGIAQAREILGDDYAVISVIGDGALTGGMAYEALNNAAQMKKNFIIVLNDNEMSISENVGGMSKYLSSVRTKESYADLKKGVDKALSSIPLVGKSLSYGLYLAKNGIKQFLVPGMLFEDMGITYLGPVDGHNVKEMVQTFKEARRVRHAVLVHVITKKGKGYAPAEKNPSRFHGVEPFDIATGKPLKEKVYPSYTDVFSKKICELAEKNKNVVALTAAMPDGTGLSRFAKKFPERFFDVGIAEAHAVTAAAGMASAGLKPVVAVYSSFLQRGYDQVLHDVCIQELPVFFCIDRAGLVGSDGETHQGIFDVSFLSLVPGMSIMAPKNLWELENMLEFGVGFDGPLAVRYPRGQAYRGLKEFAAPIEYGKAEMLYEESGTALFALGSMVSTGEHVREKLKARGHACTLVNARFVKPLDTDMLDYLCKTHELIVTMEENVLRGGMGMCATRYIHEHYPHVRVLQVALPDAYVEHGNVSLLREMLGIDSDSVIKKIEQEYLSMAGEDGR